The DNA region ATGTAAAGCAGGATATTGAGTCAGGCACCAGCTTCTGCGATGCCCTGGCTAAGCACCCCACAATATTTTCTGAGCTGTTTATAAATATGGCCAAAGCAGGGGAGGCTTCAGGTATGCTTGATGAGGTATTGGATAGGCTGGCAACTTACATGGAGAAGACTACCGCTTTAAACAGAAAGATCCGTTCAAGTCTGGTATATCCGGCAGTAGTAGTTAGCATGGCTATAATTATTACCTCGGTATTATTAATTAAGGTTGTGCCTACCTTTAAGGGGATCTTCGAAATGCTTGGGGGCAATCTGCCTTTACCGACGCAGATACTGATTTCTGTCAGCGACATACTAAGGAGTTATTTTGTTTTTGTTGTGATAGCAATTGGTATATCAGGGTTCTTGTTTAAGAAATATATCAGCACTGAAAGGGGAAGGTATAATTTTGATGCTTTTAAATTGAAGGTTTTTATACTTGGTCCTTTATTCCGCAAAGTTGCCCTGGCAAAATTCTCCAGGACTTTTTCTACCCTTGTTAAGAGTGGCGTGAGTATTCTAAATGCACTTGATATTGTGGCTAAGACATCCGGCAATAAGATAGTGGAAGAAACAATAAGCAATTGCCGCAAATCAGTACGCGACGGTGAACCTATCGCCATGCCTTTATCAAGAAGCAAGGTTTTTCCTCCTATGGTCACCAGGATGATAGGGGTCGGTGAGCAGACCGGTAAGCTCGAGTTAATGCTTAGTAAGATAGCGGATTTTTACGATGAACAGGTTGATGCTGCAGTATCTGCTCTTACAAGCTTGATCGAGCCCTTAGTTATTGCTTTTTTGGGTGTGATCATTGGCGGCATCGTAGTCGCATTGTTCTTGCCTATCTTCAAAATTACGGAATTAGTCGCCAGGTAGCTAATTCACTGCAATATATATACTTTTGAGCTAATAAAAGTATAAAAAAAATAGAAAAAAAATACTTGACAATAATAATATAATTATGTATATTATGTGTCCCCTTGTAAAAAGGGGCAATTGAGACCGTGAAAGACAATTATAGAGACATTGAAAATTTAGTTAAATAACAGAAACCGGCTTTTTGGAGCTTTAAGTAAATTTAGCGCTCCGACAAATCGTCGGAGCGTTTTTATTTTGCGTAGAGACGCAACACTGGCTTGTCCTTTAAAGCCAGGTGTCATCAGAGACGCAACACTGGCTTGTCCTTTAAAGCCAGGTGTCATCAGAGACGCAAATAATCGTTCTTTCTAAATTTAAATAGCCAAGTAAGTGCGAGGTACAAATCAATAAAGAGAATTAAGAGCCATTATACAAACTATTCTATTTTTTTCGGAGAGTTTGATCCTGGCTCAGAGTGAACGCTGGCGGCGTGGATTAGGCATGCAAGTCGAGCGATACCTTTTTTTGAAGTTTTGAAGCCGCAAGGCAGATGAACCGAGAAAAAAGGATATAGCGGCAAACTGGTGAGTAACGCGTAAGTAATCTACCTCTAAGTCGTGAATAGCCTTGCGAAAGTAAGGGTAATACACGATGTGCCTGTCCTCCATAAGGGGGATTCGGTAAAGGTGGCCCGCAAGGGCTATCATTTGGAGATGAGCTTGCGTCCTATCAGCTAGTTGGTAGGGTAATGGCCTACCAAGGCTAAGACGGGTAGCTGGCCTGAGAGGGTGGTCAGCCACATGGGGACTGAGACACTGCCCCAACTCCTACGGGAGGCTGCAGTCGAGGATCTTTAGCAATGGGCGAAAGCCTGACTATGCGACGCCGCGTGAGGGATGAAGGTTTTCGGATCGTAAACCTCTTTCGATGGGGAAGAAATTCTTTGATCTAATACATCAAAGAGCTGACGGTACCTAGAGAAGAAGCCACGGCTAACTCCGTGCCAGCAGCCGCGGTAATACGGAGGTGGCAAGCGTTACTCGGATTCATTGGGTGTAAAGGGCAGGTAGGTGGCTATACAAGTTGGGGGTGAAATCCTTTGGCTTAACCAAAGAACTGCCTTCAAAACTGTATAGCTTGAGGCTAAAAGAGGAGAGCGGAATTCCCGGTGTAAGGGTGAAATCTGTAGATATCGGGAGGAACACCAGTGGCGAAAGCGGCTCTCTGGTTTAGTCCTGACACTAAGCTGCGAAAGCTAGGGGAGCAAACAGGATTAGATACCCTGGTAGTCCTAGCCGTAAACGATGAGCACTAGGTGTTGGGGGTAATTCTTCAGCGCCGTAAGATAACTCGTTAAGTGCTCCACCTGGGGACTACGGCCGCAAGGCTAAAACTCAAAGGAATTGACGGGGGCCCGCACAAGCGGTGGAACATGTGGTTCAATTCGACGCTACGCGAAGAACCTCACCAGGGCTTGACATACAGGAAGTAGTGAACCGAAAGGGGAACGACTTGTCAAGTCAGGAGCCTGTACAGGTGTTGCATGGCTGTCGTCAGCTCGTGTCGTGAGATGTTGGGTTAAGTCCCGCAACGAGCGCAACCATCATTCTTAGTTGCCACCCGCAGTTTTCCGTAAGGGGAATTGTGGAGCACTCTAAGGAGACTGCCCGCGATAAGCGGGAGGAAGGTGGAGATGACGTCAAGTCAGTACGGCCTTTATGCCCTGGGCTACACACGTGTTACAATGCCTACTACAAAGCGTTGCCAACCCGCGAGGGGGAGCTAATCGCAAAAAAGTGGGCTCAGTTCAGATTGGAGTCTGCAACTCGACTCCATGAAGCCGGAATCGCTAGTAATGGCGGATCAGCTACGCCGCCGTGAATACGTTCCCGGGCCTTGTACA from Candidatus Omnitrophota bacterium includes:
- a CDS encoding type II secretion system F family protein; protein product: MNSYQYVAKNKSGGSVSGIAEAGSEAEVIEILHKKELIVVSVKLTKNKAIGKKKTGGRAKLDDLVIFSRQLATMIDAGIPLVQSLGILGEQIESSALKNVILNVKQDIESGTSFCDALAKHPTIFSELFINMAKAGEASGMLDEVLDRLATYMEKTTALNRKIRSSLVYPAVVVSMAIIITSVLLIKVVPTFKGIFEMLGGNLPLPTQILISVSDILRSYFVFVVIAIGISGFLFKKYISTERGRYNFDAFKLKVFILGPLFRKVALAKFSRTFSTLVKSGVSILNALDIVAKTSGNKIVEETISNCRKSVRDGEPIAMPLSRSKVFPPMVTRMIGVGEQTGKLELMLSKIADFYDEQVDAAVSALTSLIEPLVIAFLGVIIGGIVVALFLPIFKITELVAR